In Eretmochelys imbricata isolate rEreImb1 chromosome 4, rEreImb1.hap1, whole genome shotgun sequence, a single window of DNA contains:
- the AP1AR gene encoding AP-1 complex-associated regulatory protein, with amino-acid sequence MGNCWAQWCCGLFLRREAGRIQRGGGSKYFRTCSTGEHFTIEFENLVESDEGESPGSSHRPLTEEEIAALRERHYDSIAEKQRAFDMKLQSELALQEEKLRIEEEALYAAQREAARAAKQKKLLEPHRVQRIMQRAPAANNGEYQSSVAEEEFDCSLRNIKIHYEAFRSSRLSSDATILTPNTESSCDLMTKTKSTSGNDDSTSLDLEWEDEEGMNRMIPLRERSKTEEDILRAALKFSSKKTGSNPASASDDSNGLEWENDFVSAEMDDNGNSEYAGFVNPVIELSVSDINKSDADQQDR; translated from the exons ATGGGGAACTGCTGGGCGCAGTGGTGCTGCGGCCTCTTCTTGCGGAGAGAAGCGGGGCGGATCCAGCGAGGCGGAGG ATCAAAGTATTTTAGAACATGTTCAACTGGAGAACACTTCACTATAGAG tttgaGAATCTAGTGGAAAGTGATGAG GGAGAAAGCCCAGGAAGCAGTCATAG aCCTCTGACGGAGGAAGAAATTGCTGCTCTGAGAGAGAGACATTATGATTCCATTGCTGAAAAACAGAGAGCATTTGATATGAAACTTCAGTCAGAG TTAGCCTTACAAGAGGAGAAGTTAAGAATAGAAGAAGAGGCTTTATATGCTGCACAGCGTGAAGCAGCCAGGGCAGCAAAGCAGAAAAAGCTcttggag CCACATAGAGTACAGAGGATTATGCAGCGAGCACCAGCAGCTAATAATGGAGAATATCAAAG ctcagtggcagaggagGAGTTTGATTGTTCTTTGAGAAATATAAAGATCCACTATGAAGCTTTTCGAAGTAGCA GACTTTCATCTGATGCTACCATTCTGACACCAAACACGGAGAGCAGCTGTGACTTAATGACCAAAACAAAATCAACAAGTGGAAATGATGACAGCACTTCACTAGATTTAGAGTGGGAAGATGAAGAAG GCATGAACAGAATGATTCCATTGAGAGAGCGCTCTAAAACAGAAGAAGATATACTCCGAGCAGCACTAAAATTTAGCAGCAAGAAGACAGGAAGTAATCCAGCCTCAGCTTCTGATGATTCAAATGGCTTGGAGTGGGAGAATGATTTTGTTAGTGCTGAGATGGATGATAATGGCAATTCAGAGTATGCTGGATTTGTGAATCCTGTAATAGAACTGTCTGTGTCAGACATAAATAAATCCGATGCTGATCAACAAGACAGATAG